Within the Gammaproteobacteria bacterium genome, the region ATCACGCAGCAGGTAAAAGGTCACCACCGGGATCAGCAGCAGATTCACGAGCCAGCCCAGCAGCGTCAAACCGGAACGGGTGACGGAGGCCATCGCCCCCGCCACCACTCCACCGGCGGTTTGCCAGTGATCGGCAATGGCCTGTTTCAAGGTATCCAGATCCAGGGAGTGTTCCTGAAGCTGCAATTTCGTCTGCAACCAGGGCAACGCAGTATATTGCAGCCAGTCGACATAGCCAGGCAGCTTGCTTATCAATATCTCGATCTGATGCGCCAGCAACGGCAGACCGATCAGCAATAGCAGCAGCAACAGCGCCAACAGTCCGGCCAAGACGAGCACGACCGCCATGGTGCGGGATAATCCCAGCTTTTCAAGGCGGTCGGCAAGCGGGTCCATGGCATAGGCCAGCAGGGCCGCGACAAGAAATGGCGTAAGCACCGGCGCCAGCAGGTACAACAGCGCGCCAACAGCTGCGACACCTAATAGCGTCAGCCACTTTTGAGAATCAGTCAGCGACGGCATTTATTCTCTATTTCTTATCAATGATAATGTTATCTGCAATGCCGGTCCGAGCGTCCGCGCATCGCACGAAGGGTCCAGGTTCTAAAATAATCCAGCCCGCTCAATACGGTCGTCGCCAGAACAAAATAAATCATGCCAGTGATAGCCCACGAAGGCAACGGTATCACGCTCAACGACATTACCAGCGCAAGCACCAGCACAATCTGGGCGAGGGTATTGATCTTGCTCACCAGGGTAGGTGCCATTTCAACATGGCCAATCAGATAGTGATAGGCAATGGCGCCAAACAGAATCAGCGCGTCGCGGACAATCACGGCAGCCACCAGCCACACCGGAATGATGCCCAGCCAACCCAATACCAGATACGACGACACCAGCAGCAGCTTGTCGGCGAGCGGATCCAGAATGGAGCCCAGACGGCTGGTCCAATGGAAATGCTTGGCGAGATAGCCATCCAGCGCATCCGACGCCCCCGCCACGGCGAACAGTAGCAACGCCTCGGCAAAGCGCTCCCGCATGAGTAGCCACACCACCAGCGGCACGAGCAGTATGCGCGCCATGCTGATGATGTTCGGGATGTCGCGACGGTTCATGGCAATAAGATGTATTTCAACTCCGACGCAGCGGGATCAGAATTGGCGACGCTCAGGATGCTGCCTAAAGCAATGCTTTGAGCAAGACCCGAATCGCTGCTGCGGGTCAATACACGGAATGTTACGCTGTCTGCTTTCACACGCACCACCGCTGCCTCCGTCACACCGGCCAGCGACTGCAAATAATTCATGGTCCGTGCATAATCATCGAGCGTAGTGATATTTGTCACCGTCATCAATACACTGGTGGCGGCAGCATCGCTCAACACCTGGGCAAACCTTTTGGCCAGCTCATCCGCCGCACCATCGATACCCGCCTCAAGCACATCCTGCGGCGCACTGGCGACGCTCTCCCAGTTGACGGCCTCCCCGCCGCCTTGATAAAACGTCCAGCGCACCCGCCAGGTGCCCGAGCGGAGGCTTAACCGGCCCGCCAGCACCGCCTCGGTCTGCCCGCGTGCTGCGGCCTTGAGCAGGGCATCCCGTGCATTACTCCAAACATCGGCAAAGCGCACGCCACCCTCTGCTTCCGCATCCTGCGGCAGGAGAACCGGCAAGCCACGGCGGCGCGCGCGGTTTTCCATAATCGACTGCAACTCGGGGCGGCTATCGCCCA harbors:
- a CDS encoding CDP-alcohol phosphatidyltransferase family protein, which translates into the protein MNRRDIPNIISMARILLVPLVVWLLMRERFAEALLLFAVAGASDALDGYLAKHFHWTSRLGSILDPLADKLLLVSSYLVLGWLGIIPVWLVAAVIVRDALILFGAIAYHYLIGHVEMAPTLVSKINTLAQIVLVLALVMSLSVIPLPSWAITGMIYFVLATTVLSGLDYFRTWTLRAMRGRSDRHCR
- a CDS encoding DUF2066 domain-containing protein codes for the protein MSNCKTQLRIRVIALFTLLMSSVMPGLLSAAEVEGLYEAEIQVVGQGKAEQGEAIRAALAEVLMKVTGRRGVAALPTLAPMFKRADKVAQQYRYRPLTEDMARIIPVAPSAVQPPGKPVAAKGQVLWVSFDSATVNQALRQAGLPVWGRVRPATLILLAMEGQDQRTVLLGDSRPELQSIMENRARRRGLPVLLPQDAEAEGGVRFADVWSNARDALLKAAARGQTEAVLAGRLSLRSGTWRVRWTFYQGGGEAVNWESVASAPQDVLEAGIDGAADELAKRFAQVLSDAAATSVLMTVTNITTLDDYARTMNYLQSLAGVTEAAVVRVKADSVTFRVLTRSSDSGLAQSIALGSILSVANSDPAASELKYILLP